One window from the genome of Mucilaginibacter ginsenosidivorans encodes:
- a CDS encoding Rossmann-fold NAD(P)-binding domain-containing protein has product MTLQNSTLKETTIIALLQDIKEKNFLGAPVENIDIAAAITFVTDKELVTRTEYGNFELSNKGLDLLFGAISWESLNGNNKH; this is encoded by the coding sequence ATGACCCTGCAAAATTCAACGTTAAAAGAAACAACAATTATAGCCCTGCTTCAAGATATAAAGGAAAAAAATTTTTTAGGCGCGCCCGTCGAAAATATTGACATAGCTGCTGCAATTACCTTTGTAACCGACAAGGAACTGGTGACCAGGACAGAATACGGAAATTTCGAACTATCCAACAAAGGATTGGACCTGCTATTCGGTGCCATAAGCTGGGAGAGCCTTAACGGCAATAATAAGCATTGA
- a CDS encoding DUF4266 domain-containing protein, translating into MTTRIARLTGCLLIVIGASSCVHLKEYQKNRINDSEMALSNRKVEKNELNFQSYREAASGANAGKTGGGCGCN; encoded by the coding sequence ATGACAACCAGAATAGCAAGACTTACAGGATGCCTTTTAATTGTAATAGGTGCATCATCCTGTGTTCATTTGAAAGAATACCAAAAGAACAGGATCAATGATTCGGAAATGGCGTTGAGCAACCGGAAGGTGGAAAAAAACGAATTAAATTTTCAATCGTACCGCGAAGCGGCTTCAGGAGCAAACGCGGGCAAAACAGGTGGCGGATGCGGATGCAATTAA
- a CDS encoding CotH kinase family protein codes for MHIFITSFSTRINTCTLKALRVFFIVAIILSGCKKDKKPVVTTDPPADIYMTFEQANNQGKIHEYVICKLQGDTLNGVLSSLQDTTKLLAPSFIVADGSTLKVNGIVQKSGVTINDFKKPVTYTLTRADGTNKNYTVNITRYSGLPIFYLTTASPVVSKDNYVTGTLKVDVNDSPYQQDVTSIDLQIKGRGNSTWDMPKKPYRLKFNKKTGMLGFPAAKNWVLLANYADKTLMRNAIAFEMGKQFGADFTPSGRFVEVVMNGEYIGNYYMTQQVEVDPNRINITDIKTTDNTGDAVTGGYLLELDQRLGEVNYFYTTHGLPINLNTPDNTTTDQFNYIKQYIQDTEDAIFAANFADPVNGYAKYINVDSFIDWYLVKEIMKDNDAKDYSSIYYYKDRNGKLGMGPLWDFDLAAGNTNYSDCQYPTGWWIMNSTWFQRLFQDPAFKAKVKAKWNELKGQKLPGILTFIDQTAKQLDLSQGYNFQRWDILHIYVWPNPVVTGSYLNEVKYTRDWLSQRINWMDQQISTW; via the coding sequence ATGCACATTTTTATCACGTCTTTTTCGACGCGCATCAATACTTGCACGCTAAAGGCGCTGCGTGTCTTTTTCATTGTAGCTATAATTTTATCGGGTTGTAAAAAAGACAAGAAGCCTGTTGTTACAACAGACCCACCGGCTGATATCTATATGACTTTTGAACAGGCTAACAACCAGGGAAAAATACACGAGTATGTTATTTGCAAATTGCAAGGTGATACCCTGAACGGGGTACTATCGTCATTACAGGATACCACCAAATTGCTGGCGCCGAGCTTTATTGTTGCTGACGGCAGTACGCTCAAGGTAAACGGCATAGTACAAAAAAGCGGTGTTACGATTAATGATTTTAAAAAGCCCGTTACTTATACTTTAACAAGGGCTGATGGAACCAATAAAAATTATACGGTTAACATTACCAGGTATTCAGGCCTGCCCATTTTTTATCTGACCACGGCGTCGCCTGTTGTATCGAAGGATAATTATGTTACAGGGACGCTTAAAGTGGATGTAAATGATTCGCCCTACCAACAAGACGTAACCAGCATTGACCTTCAAATAAAAGGCAGGGGAAATTCGACCTGGGATATGCCCAAGAAACCTTATCGCCTGAAATTCAATAAAAAAACCGGGATGCTCGGATTCCCTGCAGCAAAAAATTGGGTTTTGCTTGCCAACTACGCCGATAAAACCCTGATGCGAAATGCGATAGCATTTGAAATGGGCAAACAATTTGGCGCAGATTTTACCCCCTCAGGAAGATTTGTTGAAGTGGTAATGAATGGCGAATACATCGGCAATTATTATATGACGCAACAGGTGGAAGTGGACCCGAACAGGATAAATATCACCGATATAAAGACAACTGATAACACCGGCGATGCGGTAACCGGCGGCTATCTGCTGGAACTGGACCAGCGGCTTGGCGAGGTGAATTATTTTTACACAACTCATGGTTTGCCCATCAACCTGAATACACCGGACAATACTACGACCGATCAGTTCAATTACATCAAGCAATATATCCAGGATACAGAGGATGCTATTTTTGCAGCAAATTTTGCCGATCCCGTTAACGGCTACGCAAAATATATCAATGTCGATTCGTTCATCGATTGGTACCTGGTTAAGGAGATCATGAAGGACAACGACGCTAAAGACTACAGCAGCATCTACTATTATAAAGACCGAAACGGGAAACTAGGTATGGGGCCGCTTTGGGACTTCGACCTTGCTGCCGGCAATACCAATTACAGCGATTGCCAGTACCCCACTGGTTGGTGGATCATGAATTCGACGTGGTTTCAAAGGCTTTTCCAGGACCCTGCCTTTAAGGCGAAGGTCAAGGCAAAATGGAACGAACTTAAAGGACAGAAGTTGCCCGGTATTCTAACTTTTATTGATCAGACAGCCAAGCAACTTGATCTTTCACAAGGCTATAATTTTCAGCGTTGGGATATCCTGCATATCTATGTGTGGCCAAATCCGGTCGTTACCGGGTCCTACCTGAACGAAGTGAAATATACCCGCGACTGGCTTTCGCAGCGGATAAACTGGATGGACCAGCAGATAAGCACATGGTAG
- a CDS encoding DNA alkylation repair protein, translating into MTVGEIMAELQANGNDGIKKILLKHGVKEPFFGVKVEFLKTIQKRVKHDYQLAKDLFDTGNADAMYLAGLIADDARMTKADLQNWIEKALSNNINEYTVPWVAAEGKHGYELGMEWIDSSIEHIAAAGWATLSNWIALKPDNELDIEELKALLDRVEKTIHTSPNQVRSTMNGFVMAAGIYVLSLTADANQAAKRIGDVMVDKGDTACKVPDAVTYIQKAKDKGNLGKKKKTVKC; encoded by the coding sequence ATGACCGTAGGCGAAATAATGGCCGAATTGCAGGCGAACGGCAATGACGGCATTAAGAAGATACTGCTTAAACACGGCGTTAAAGAGCCTTTTTTTGGTGTCAAAGTGGAGTTTTTAAAGACAATACAAAAGCGGGTGAAGCACGATTACCAGCTGGCCAAAGACTTGTTTGATACCGGTAACGCAGATGCCATGTATCTGGCCGGACTGATAGCTGATGATGCCAGGATGACAAAGGCAGATCTCCAAAATTGGATTGAAAAAGCCTTATCCAATAATATAAACGAATACACCGTGCCTTGGGTTGCTGCAGAAGGCAAACACGGTTATGAACTTGGCATGGAGTGGATCGATTCGAGTATCGAGCATATTGCAGCGGCGGGGTGGGCTACCTTAAGCAACTGGATAGCCTTGAAGCCGGATAACGAGTTGGATATTGAAGAGCTGAAGGCACTTTTGGACAGGGTTGAAAAAACCATCCATACCTCGCCCAACCAGGTACGGTCGACCATGAACGGGTTTGTAATGGCGGCAGGTATTTATGTTTTATCTTTAACGGCAGATGCCAACCAGGCGGCAAAACGAATCGGCGATGTGATGGTTGATAAAGGCGATACCGCTTGCAAAGTACCTGATGCGGTTACTTATATCCAGAAGGCGAAGGACAAAGGCAACCTCGGCAAAAAGAAAAAGACGGTGAAGTGTTGA
- a CDS encoding MarR family winged helix-turn-helix transcriptional regulator — translation MHSLQLLSQNLRRISKLYSRLLSCEIPVFESDACFAAILILSAQKAPVTQNKLAELLKVDKSRIVHLLLTLNKAQLVDIEVNPDDRRQHYVSLSARGREMAPLISQKVMHIDQLSKNGISNHDLSLFYEVTQKIEQNLAACIDEKSLKSLSPNV, via the coding sequence ATGCACTCTTTACAACTGTTGTCGCAAAACCTGCGGCGTATAAGTAAATTATATTCGAGACTTTTATCCTGCGAAATACCGGTATTCGAATCAGATGCCTGCTTCGCAGCCATTCTTATCCTTTCGGCCCAGAAAGCACCGGTTACACAGAATAAGCTGGCCGAACTGCTCAAAGTAGATAAATCCCGGATAGTTCACCTGCTGCTAACTCTCAATAAAGCCCAGCTTGTCGATATCGAGGTAAACCCCGACGACAGGAGGCAACATTACGTTTCGCTGTCAGCCCGGGGCAGAGAAATGGCGCCCCTTATCTCGCAGAAAGTAATGCATATCGATCAGCTTTCTAAAAATGGCATTTCCAACCACGACCTTTCCTTATTTTATGAAGTAACTCAAAAGATCGAGCAAAATCTCGCGGCTTGCATCGATGAAAAATCCCTAAAAAGTTTAAGCCCTAATGTATGA
- a CDS encoding SulP family inorganic anion transporter, with product MAVFRPKIIDTLRNYSRQQFYKDTIAGVIVGIVAIPLAIAFAIASGVTPEKGFFTAIIAGFIISVLGGSRVQIGGPTGAFIVVVYGIVQQYGINGLIIATFMAGLLLIIMGFARLGSAIKFIPYPLIVGFTSGIAVIIFSSQIKDLFGLKMGSVPADFISKWIAYGHHFSTVNLYAIGIGIFSCIAILVWPRVTGKVPGSLVAILITTLAVSLFHLPVETIGSRFGAIPSTLPQPVLPGISFATIQHLIRPAFTIALLGSIESLLSAVVADSMIGGNHRSNTELIAQGIANICSSAFGGIPATGAIARTATNIKNGARTPVAGIVHALTLLFIMMFFGKWAALIPMPTLAGILMVVAWNMSEVDSFRYVLRGPKSDITILLTTFALTIFIDLTVAIEIGMILAAFLFLRKMVQSTSVLQAGDSNDDTPEQDAAYNLPEEVAIFEINGPLFFGAAWKFKEAIRLIDKHKPLLIIRMRNVPIIDSTGIRVLTDINEETSKRGGKVILAEVNYQQVTNELQKSRLLFKIGKANVTATFEQAIQRADMIIQQLKTANPIDEL from the coding sequence ATGGCCGTATTCAGACCCAAGATCATTGATACACTCCGTAATTATTCGCGGCAGCAATTCTACAAGGATACCATTGCAGGCGTTATAGTCGGCATTGTGGCCATTCCATTGGCTATTGCCTTCGCCATTGCATCGGGCGTTACACCCGAGAAGGGCTTTTTTACTGCTATCATCGCTGGCTTTATTATTTCCGTGCTTGGCGGCAGCCGTGTGCAGATAGGCGGCCCAACCGGCGCTTTCATTGTGGTGGTGTATGGTATTGTCCAACAATATGGTATAAATGGGCTCATTATAGCCACTTTTATGGCGGGACTGCTGCTTATTATTATGGGCTTTGCCCGTTTGGGTAGCGCTATTAAATTTATCCCTTATCCATTGATCGTTGGTTTCACTTCGGGTATTGCCGTCATTATTTTTTCTTCACAGATTAAAGATCTCTTCGGGTTAAAAATGGGTAGCGTACCGGCCGATTTCATTAGCAAATGGATCGCATACGGTCATCATTTTTCAACGGTGAACTTGTACGCTATCGGGATTGGCATTTTTAGCTGTATCGCCATACTGGTATGGCCACGGGTAACCGGAAAAGTACCGGGTTCGCTTGTTGCCATTTTGATCACAACATTGGCGGTTAGCCTGTTTCATCTTCCTGTTGAAACCATCGGCAGCCGTTTTGGCGCCATCCCTTCTACTTTACCACAACCTGTGCTGCCGGGTATAAGCTTTGCCACCATACAGCATCTTATCCGGCCGGCTTTTACCATAGCCCTGCTCGGCAGTATCGAATCGTTATTATCTGCTGTTGTTGCAGACAGTATGATCGGCGGTAACCATCGCTCAAATACCGAGCTAATTGCACAGGGGATCGCAAATATTTGTTCGTCTGCTTTTGGCGGCATCCCGGCTACCGGCGCCATAGCCCGTACGGCCACGAATATAAAAAACGGCGCACGCACACCTGTTGCAGGTATTGTACATGCGCTCACTTTATTATTTATCATGATGTTCTTTGGGAAATGGGCAGCGCTTATTCCAATGCCGACACTTGCCGGAATATTAATGGTGGTGGCCTGGAACATGAGCGAGGTTGACAGTTTCAGGTATGTACTCAGGGGGCCTAAAAGCGATATAACTATTTTGTTGACCACGTTTGCCCTAACCATATTTATCGACCTGACCGTAGCAATCGAGATTGGTATGATACTGGCCGCATTCCTTTTTCTGCGCAAAATGGTACAGTCGACGTCGGTGCTGCAAGCGGGCGACTCTAATGATGATACCCCGGAACAAGATGCCGCATACAATCTGCCGGAAGAAGTGGCAATTTTTGAGATCAACGGCCCGCTTTTTTTTGGCGCCGCCTGGAAATTTAAGGAGGCGATACGGCTGATCGACAAACATAAACCTTTGCTGATCATCAGGATGCGCAACGTACCGATCATTGACAGTACTGGTATAAGGGTACTAACCGACATTAACGAGGAAACATCAAAAAGGGGAGGCAAGGTTATATTAGCTGAAGTAAATTATCAGCAGGTTACTAATGAATTACAAAAGTCGCGGCTGCTTTTCAAAATAGGAAAGGCCAATGTTACGGCTACATTTGAGCAGGCCATCCAAAGGGCTGATATGATCATACAGCAATTGAAAACCGCTAATCCAATTGACGAGTTATAA
- a CDS encoding ATP-binding response regulator, translating into MRTITDKYHRLKEEDRHPNPLFDIKDVSKRTYQLGIAALLAGVGLSVYSSYLGLYASSIVVASFCFAILLVMLMKYNGHIGNLTIFVISIVCGLLIANTFVEGLQTEDYLYFFPILVAVPIIVDLKQTQYRESVTYISIIVLSFIICVAIGRNIHPFEEITAFQVRRISFVNRITAIASTIVFAVAYLFFEKKYINELVDQSNRVIEARTRFLATMGHELRTPLNGIIGVVNLLKQEKDPERQEEYFQILKYCSDHMLHQVNNILDFNKIEANKLEIHPSELNLHQLLNNVGMPFNALFHEKGLKLVTEIDPRLDVAVMADDVRLIQIFNNLLSNALKFTDAGHVTLAAVCKNKTVRGIEVSFTVADTGMGIAKGDQQKIFESFGQIYHEDTKKVTGTGLGLTICARLLQLMDSELKVVSTEGKGSKFSFDVKFDLAGNDKRSPQKQPGEEPNLDGVRLLLAEDNQLNMMVAKKILTGYKAEVVPVYNGLEAIEALQKDSSFDIILMDLEMPVMSGFEAIFQIKSHYPAIPVIAFTASLVDQNMMKDLVATGFADVMLKPFQPQQLLSDIRRHLPQSPVPVA; encoded by the coding sequence ATGAGAACGATTACCGACAAATATCACCGCCTTAAGGAGGAGGACAGGCATCCTAACCCTCTTTTCGATATCAAAGATGTTTCGAAGAGGACCTACCAGTTGGGTATAGCCGCCCTGTTAGCAGGCGTTGGCCTTTCGGTTTATAGTTCGTATCTCGGCTTATACGCCTCATCAATTGTAGTGGCTTCGTTTTGCTTTGCGATACTGCTGGTGATGCTGATGAAATATAACGGTCACATTGGTAATCTCACCATTTTTGTGATCTCGATAGTTTGTGGGCTGCTTATAGCAAATACTTTTGTTGAAGGGCTGCAAACGGAAGACTATCTTTATTTTTTCCCTATACTGGTTGCAGTGCCGATCATCGTCGATCTGAAGCAAACGCAATACAGGGAGTCGGTCACTTACATTTCTATTATTGTACTCTCGTTTATCATTTGCGTCGCCATTGGCCGGAATATCCACCCATTTGAGGAAATAACGGCTTTCCAGGTCCGCAGGATATCATTTGTGAACAGGATAACGGCAATTGCTTCGACCATTGTTTTCGCTGTAGCATATCTTTTTTTTGAGAAAAAATATATTAATGAGCTTGTCGACCAGAGCAACCGCGTGATAGAAGCCCGCACGCGTTTTTTAGCCACAATGGGGCACGAATTGCGCACACCGCTTAACGGCATCATTGGTGTTGTGAATTTGCTTAAGCAGGAAAAGGACCCCGAGCGGCAGGAGGAGTACTTCCAGATACTGAAGTACTGTTCTGACCACATGCTGCACCAGGTGAATAATATTCTGGATTTTAACAAAATAGAAGCCAATAAACTGGAGATACACCCCAGCGAACTGAACCTGCACCAGCTGCTAAATAACGTGGGCATGCCTTTCAATGCGCTTTTCCACGAAAAAGGGCTGAAGTTAGTTACGGAGATCGATCCCCGGCTTGATGTAGCGGTTATGGCTGATGACGTGCGGCTGATACAAATATTCAATAACCTGTTATCCAATGCACTTAAGTTTACCGATGCGGGTCACGTAACGCTGGCCGCGGTTTGCAAGAACAAAACGGTTAGGGGTATTGAGGTGAGCTTTACAGTTGCAGATACGGGCATGGGGATAGCTAAAGGCGACCAGCAAAAGATTTTTGAAAGTTTTGGACAGATATATCACGAGGATACAAAAAAAGTAACAGGAACCGGTTTGGGTCTCACCATTTGCGCGCGTTTGCTGCAATTGATGGATAGCGAATTAAAAGTTGTAAGTACCGAGGGAAAAGGCAGCAAGTTCAGTTTCGATGTGAAATTTGACCTCGCCGGAAATGACAAGAGATCCCCGCAAAAGCAACCGGGCGAAGAGCCTAACCTGGATGGTGTGCGCCTGCTGCTGGCTGAAGACAACCAACTGAATATGATGGTTGCAAAAAAGATACTTACCGGGTATAAAGCTGAGGTGGTGCCGGTGTACAACGGGCTCGAAGCTATTGAGGCGCTGCAAAAGGACAGCTCGTTCGATATTATCCTTATGGACCTCGAGATGCCGGTAATGAGCGGTTTCGAGGCCATTTTTCAAATAAAGAGTCATTATCCAGCTATCCCTGTCATTGCTTTCACTGCGTCGCTGGTTGACCAGAACATGATGAAGGACCTGGTAGCCACCGGCTTTGCCGATGTGATGTTAAAACCTTTTCAACCCCAGCAGCTCCTGTCGGATATCCGCAGGCACTTGCCTCAGTCGCCGGTTCCGGTCGCCTGA
- a CDS encoding class I SAM-dependent methyltransferase: MATNETFKFTGQDAENYDYYMGPIIFEPYGRYLAAQIDAASVSSALEIACGTGRVTRHIRKALAPYAKLVASDLSADMLAIAKRELNNNGIEFRVEDAQNLSFPNNTFDLVVCQFGMMFLPDKPRGFAEIYRVLKPGGRFMYFTWDDTLNIPLYKILINETVVPNFEGEDTTRFFTPFSLYETAKLEAFLTDAGFHNVRANHVALKSGPSTVENLIDAFFLKHRLGREVATVDPALPVQLAGKMEKEFIHQFGTGEVRCDLSAFLTTGIK; this comes from the coding sequence ATGGCAACCAACGAAACCTTCAAATTTACCGGCCAGGACGCTGAGAATTACGACTATTACATGGGGCCGATAATTTTTGAACCTTACGGCCGTTACCTGGCTGCGCAAATAGACGCTGCCAGTGTGAGTTCGGCGCTGGAAATAGCTTGCGGCACGGGCAGGGTAACACGCCATATTCGAAAAGCTTTAGCACCTTACGCCAAACTCGTAGCATCCGATCTGAGTGCAGATATGCTGGCCATTGCCAAGCGCGAATTGAACAACAACGGTATCGAATTCAGGGTGGAGGATGCGCAGAACCTCTCGTTTCCTAATAATACGTTCGACCTGGTAGTATGCCAGTTCGGGATGATGTTCCTGCCGGATAAGCCTAGGGGGTTTGCCGAGATATACCGGGTACTTAAGCCGGGAGGCAGGTTTATGTATTTCACATGGGACGACACATTGAACATACCACTATATAAAATACTCATCAACGAGACGGTGGTACCGAATTTTGAAGGTGAAGACACCACTCGTTTCTTTACGCCGTTTTCCTTGTATGAGACCGCCAAGCTTGAAGCTTTTTTAACAGATGCAGGCTTCCATAACGTTCGGGCAAATCATGTTGCGCTTAAATCGGGGCCGTCAACAGTGGAGAATTTGATCGATGCTTTTTTCCTTAAACACCGGCTTGGCAGAGAAGTAGCAACTGTTGACCCTGCCCTGCCCGTGCAGCTCGCCGGTAAAATGGAGAAGGAATTTATACATCAGTTTGGAACGGGTGAGGTACGGTGCGATCTTTCGGCCTTTTTAACCACGGGGATAAAGTAA
- a CDS encoding FAD:protein FMN transferase, with protein sequence MAEKAAFKRTCKLMGNRFELTVVSDNEAWANQKIDVGIAEIQRIERLLTTFSDDSETNRVNNNACIKPVKVSGETFDLIRRSIRISEITQGAFDITYGSIDKRLWNFDQNMTSLPDRETAKKMIRLINYRNVVLDAEKSTVYLREKGMRIGFGGIGKGYAAERAKQILREQGVESGVVNASGDLTAWGLQPNGRQWTVGIANPDLPEGVFSYMSITGLAVATSGNYEKFVMIDGKKYSHTINPRTGLPVTGIKSVTIITTNAEIADAMATPVMIMGIGTGLDMINQIKDIEAVIIDDHDRMYTSKNINIK encoded by the coding sequence ATGGCCGAAAAAGCTGCATTTAAAAGAACATGCAAATTAATGGGCAACCGTTTCGAGTTAACGGTGGTATCAGATAATGAGGCGTGGGCCAATCAGAAAATTGATGTCGGCATTGCCGAGATACAAAGGATAGAGCGACTGCTAACTACCTTCAGCGATGACAGCGAAACAAACCGGGTAAACAATAATGCCTGCATTAAGCCCGTTAAGGTGAGCGGTGAAACATTCGATCTTATCAGGCGCTCGATCAGAATTTCGGAGATAACCCAGGGAGCGTTTGATATTACTTACGGTTCTATAGACAAACGGCTATGGAACTTCGATCAGAACATGACCTCGCTGCCTGACAGGGAAACAGCGAAAAAAATGATAAGGCTGATCAACTATCGCAATGTAGTACTGGATGCTGAAAAAAGCACTGTTTATTTGCGAGAAAAAGGAATGCGGATAGGTTTTGGTGGCATAGGAAAAGGCTACGCCGCGGAAAGAGCAAAACAAATATTGCGTGAACAGGGTGTAGAAAGTGGAGTGGTGAATGCTTCCGGTGACCTGACGGCGTGGGGCCTTCAACCAAATGGCAGGCAATGGACGGTAGGTATAGCCAACCCCGATCTGCCAGAAGGTGTTTTTTCATACATGTCTATTACTGGGCTGGCGGTAGCAACATCAGGTAATTACGAAAAGTTTGTGATGATTGACGGTAAGAAATATTCGCATACCATTAATCCGCGGACCGGGCTGCCTGTAACGGGTATAAAAAGTGTGACGATTATTACAACTAATGCCGAAATAGCTGACGCTATGGCCACGCCGGTGATGATAATGGGAATAGGGACAGGTTTAGATATGATAAACCAGATAAAAGATATTGAAGCGGTGATCATAGATGACCACGACCGGATGTACACGTCAAAGAACATAAATATAAAATAA
- a CDS encoding DUF3570 domain-containing protein produces MRKVYLSVLGFALVCRLNAHAQTTQDTLSKTKAPSLYTPVDQPSENTYNPQALHVDEINLVSSYYLQNGNHSAVTGGIGTEHVTDISNGIDLKLLWGDPKVLTNSLTFGLGIDHHTSASSAYVNLSGASKQGGSRVYPSIDWTKENIKKGSSFGLGAYYSGEYNYKSLGADLHFSQKTADRMGEFSAKIQAYFDHVTLIYPSEFVPTSTTTEDIVVTNASSSGGHGGRANIPTSPRNTYTASLSYSQIINSRMQIMFLVDGVTQNGYLSLPFHRVYFNTGKDTIERLPSTRFKLPVGFRLNYFVGDNIIVRTYYRYYLDSWGIRSNTAYVEVPVKITPFLSVSPFYRYYNQSAAKYFAPYGVHDQADEYYTSNYEYAKFTSNFFGVGFRVAPPKGVFGWQNLHDLELRYGHYSQNTNLVSDVVSLSLSFK; encoded by the coding sequence ATGAGGAAAGTATATTTATCCGTTTTAGGATTTGCACTGGTATGCCGGCTGAATGCTCACGCCCAAACCACACAGGATACTTTAAGCAAGACCAAGGCGCCAAGTTTATATACGCCGGTCGATCAGCCTTCGGAAAACACGTATAATCCACAGGCATTGCATGTGGACGAGATCAACCTGGTATCAAGTTATTATTTACAGAATGGGAACCACTCCGCAGTTACAGGAGGTATAGGTACAGAACATGTCACGGACATATCTAACGGTATCGATCTGAAATTGCTTTGGGGCGATCCGAAAGTATTGACAAACTCGTTAACGTTTGGCCTTGGCATTGATCATCACACGTCGGCCTCGTCGGCCTATGTGAACCTGAGTGGCGCATCCAAACAGGGCGGAAGCCGGGTATACCCATCAATTGACTGGACAAAGGAAAATATAAAAAAAGGCAGCAGCTTCGGCTTAGGTGCGTATTATTCGGGCGAATACAATTATAAGTCGTTGGGAGCCGATCTGCATTTTTCGCAAAAAACTGCGGACAGAATGGGCGAGTTCAGCGCGAAGATACAGGCATATTTCGACCACGTGACGCTGATATATCCGTCAGAGTTTGTACCGACATCAACAACTACCGAAGACATAGTAGTAACCAACGCAAGCAGTAGCGGCGGCCACGGCGGAAGAGCAAATATACCCACAAGCCCAAGGAACACTTACACGGCATCCCTCAGCTATTCGCAGATCATCAATTCGAGGATGCAGATCATGTTCCTGGTTGATGGAGTGACACAAAATGGTTACCTGAGCCTTCCTTTTCACCGGGTTTATTTTAATACAGGGAAAGATACGATCGAAAGACTTCCATCGACGAGGTTTAAGCTGCCGGTTGGTTTCAGGCTGAACTACTTTGTTGGGGATAATATCATCGTCCGAACGTATTACAGGTACTACCTCGACAGCTGGGGGATACGATCGAACACGGCTTATGTTGAGGTTCCGGTCAAGATCACGCCATTTTTATCGGTATCGCCGTTTTACAGGTATTACAACCAATCGGCGGCGAAGTATTTTGCGCCGTACGGTGTTCACGATCAAGCAGATGAATACTATACCAGCAACTACGAATATGCGAAGTTTACGAGCAACTTTTTCGGGGTTGGTTTCAGGGTAGCTCCGCCGAAAGGGGTGTTCGGGTGGCAAAACCTGCACGACCTGGAGTTGCGTTACGGGCATTACTCGCAGAATACCAACCTGGTATCGGATGTGGTGTCGCTGAGTCTTAGTTTTAAATAA
- a CDS encoding thioredoxin family protein, producing MKVLAIFFMMFLPGANWMGDFDAAKTEASHEHKLILINFSGSDWCGPCIRLRSEILESATFVNYASNHLVLVRADFPRQKKNQLPKDQVKRNEALADKYNSDGKFPYTLLVDEHGKILRTWDGFPNETPDQFVSDISNIQMDQ from the coding sequence ATGAAAGTGTTAGCCATATTTTTTATGATGTTTTTGCCGGGGGCAAACTGGATGGGCGATTTTGACGCTGCTAAAACGGAAGCGAGCCACGAACATAAATTGATCCTGATCAATTTTTCAGGGTCGGATTGGTGCGGGCCATGTATCCGGTTGCGGTCGGAAATACTTGAATCGGCAACGTTCGTAAACTATGCATCGAACCACCTGGTGCTGGTACGTGCTGATTTCCCCAGGCAAAAGAAAAACCAGCTGCCCAAGGACCAGGTAAAGCGTAATGAGGCGTTGGCTGATAAGTATAATAGCGACGGGAAATTCCCGTATACATTATTGGTTGATGAACATGGCAAGATTCTCAGGACGTGGGATGGTTTTCCTAACGAAACGCCCGATCAGTTTGTGTCTGATATTAGCAACATCCAAATGGATCAATAG